Part of the Gammaproteobacteria bacterium genome is shown below.
GCGATATGTGGCCGAATCAAGAATGAGAAATGCACCGGTCGAGCTGCTTACACTTAGCGCTTGCCAGACTGCTGCGGGTGACGAAAGAGCGGCCTTAGGGCTTGCGGGGGTAGCGCTAAAGGCCGGCGCGCGCACTGCGGTCGCTTCACTGTGGTTTGTTAGTGACGAGGCATCGTCCGCACTAATCTCGAATTTTTATTCCCACGTAGGAAAGAGAGACCATTCTAAGGCAAAGGCCCTGCAGTTAGCGCAAACTTCGCTTTTGCGAGACGAGAAATTCCAACACCCAAGCTATTGGGCACCGTTTCTGGTAATCGGTAACTGGCTGTAGTGACCTTGTGACTTTTTGCACACGATTAGCAAAAAGTCGGTGCTACGCTTAAAAGATAAACAACGGAAACCGGAGGTCTGTGCCATGAATATGTTTTATAAATCTGCGCTTTTCTTTTTGGCAATGCTTGCCAGTACCATGACATCTGCTTCAGATCAGTCGACCGGGCTATTTCGCTCCCCCATAATGCTCGCTGCAAACTCTCAGAACAATCATGCTATCGCAGACAACGTACAAAAGGCAGCAAATACACCACTAACTGCAAAAGAAGCGACTACCTTACCAACCTATATTCCGCCTATGCGCGGCGCGCCAAAACGTCGCGTTGGGGGCGGTACCAGAGGAACGGCTGTAGACCTCACTTTAAATGTCCTCGCCCCAGAACACACTGGTTTGACAAGCTCTCCTCAGCCAACGCTTTATTTCTATATTTCGAGTGTTAGCTCAACGCCCATGGAACTGGTTATCACTGAAGAACAATCTGAAGATCCGGTGTTTGAATCACGCTTCACAGTGAATCAAGCAGGAATCTATTCCATAGACATATCTCGCGCAAACATCAACTTGAAACCAGATACAGAATATCAGTGGTTTGTGGCAATTGTAATTGATCCTAAACACCGGTCTCGGGACATTATAAGTGGTGCAGCGATTAAATATATAAACCCCGAAACACCGATTACACAAAACAATATGAATGCCGAAAAATCGGCCGAAGCATATGCGGCTAGTGGTTATTGGTATGACGCGTTTTCAATTCTTAGTAAATCGTTATCAGGCGAAAACAGCGCTACTTTTACTGAGGCTCAAAAGTCTCTACTTCAACAAGTCGGTCTGGACATACTATTACAAAGCAACAATCAGATGTTTTCAGCGTTATAGTCATTTCGACACATAATCACTTCGAGAACCAAAAGCGCCTCTCATAGTAGGGGCGCTTTTCTTTTGTATAAAGCAATTCATTGTGGCATTTCTCACACAATTCTTGTGATCTAGCTCATCCGAAATATCGAACTCTCATGTTCAAATAACACTTAAGGAAACGACATAAACACAGGAGATAACTATCATGGATATTATGATTCAAGACACTGAAACCCAACTAGCGTACGCACTTCATCACGATGATGCCTTATACCTGGGAATGGACGACGAATTTGTAGAATTCGAAAACGAATACGATGACGAGTTGGTCAATTTTCTTACTCACATTGAAGGTGACTACGACTCATTCATGTTTTGATGAATCATTAGGGGCGCAAAAAGCGCCCCTTGAGCGCGTATACCAAAATGTCTTAAAGCGCCATTCACACCCTATGGCACTTTTCTTGTTAACAATACAAGGCAAGCTTCTTATCTCTCCAATGCTGCGCAAGAAGTATTTTTTTAAACATGCAGATACTTCAAGGACATTCATGCAACTGTAGTCTCTATTGTCGCAAGCGACATGTCATATTAGTGAGTCAAATAATTGGGAATCGAGATTTTCTCAGTTCAAACTTATATAGTTGTACTAGGAAAAATCCGCTAAATACTTTGCAAATGCCTCTGCGGCATCTGAACACAACAAAATAAAAAGCTGAAGATCTACAAACTACGCTTCCTCTACGACGTTGTTTTTCTTAAATCTTGCAGTTGAATCTGGCAACATTCTGACCAATCCATTGCTGTCCATATCAAATGGAAGATTACATTGAATATTAACGCCACCAATCGTAATTACATCCCCCGTGCATATAGGCACCATTTCAACCCGCTTGTGATTGACCCGAACGCCATTCATGCTCTCAAGGTCACGAACATACCAACGCCCATTTCTATCAACAATTTCTGCATGAAACCGACTTACGCGGGGATTATCAATAACTAAATCATTGTCCTTATGCCTGCCAATTCGACTGCTCCGTCGCACTGTATATTCATTTGTCTGCCCATTATCATTTATCAACAGTTTGAGCACAGGCGTACTATTCAAGATGGGTAGTAACCTCGTTTGGTCGTCATCGACCGAATCACTATAGTCATATGCGTCCCAACCGAGTTCATCAGTGCTAATTCGTATTGTGTCGGCGCTTACGCTCTGCAGATCTTCAGAAAAACAGTGGGTAAGCGCATAGTCACACAAAATATTGACCAGCCTCAGACAGCCTCCAGTAAAATAATATATTGGTTTAAATGACTCTTCTGAAAATATTTCGCGGCCCTCGGCGCCCGCAATGTTCAGCCGATGTTTAATATATTGCCTGGTATCCTCCAGCGATAATCGACCAAGATGTACTTTTAATCGAATACGTTGTTTCAACTGCTTCAACGCAGAATCATCGAGCGCTTCTCGTAGCTCCGGCTGTCCCGCCAAAATAATCGTGATCAGCGACTCACCATTTAGTTCGCTATCGGACAACAGTCTCAATTCTTCAAACATTGACAAGGAAAGATGCTGGGCCTCATCAATGATCAACACGCTGTGTTTTCCTCGGCGATATTGCGACGTTAGAAACTGATTTAACTGATTTAATAAGCTGACTTTGTCTGTATCTTGGATCTCTTGTCCAAACGCCACCATAACTGATTGCAGTAACTCTATATCTTTCAATTGCGTCTGAAAAACTTTTCCAATAACACACTCATGATTTACAGTACCGGCCAGCGCGTTCAATAAAGTGGTTTTACCCGCACCAATTTCTCCAGACAGCAAAACAAGACTATCCTTTACTTCAATGCCATATTTAAGATACGACAAAGCCTTTTGATGACTTTCGCTTAAATAAAGAAACTTTGGGTCCGCATTCAGGCGAAAAGGATATTCGAGTAGTTTAAAATGCACCAGATACATCACTTCCCCCCGCTCCAAATATGAATTTCCACATAGTTTTTAGTCTCACATAATTTCACTCGTGAACCTGTGAGTTATTTCACAGTCACACAGTGAAGCGTAGTCAACAATGTTTTTTCTGTATCTACCAAAAACCTACCCGCGAGAAAGGATCGTCCTACTAACATCGCATAATTAAACCCTTGACGATCTACCAGATTTACATCAACTTTTGCTTGCTGCTCG
Proteins encoded:
- a CDS encoding DUF928 domain-containing protein, yielding MNMFYKSALFFLAMLASTMTSASDQSTGLFRSPIMLAANSQNNHAIADNVQKAANTPLTAKEATTLPTYIPPMRGAPKRRVGGGTRGTAVDLTLNVLAPEHTGLTSSPQPTLYFYISSVSSTPMELVITEEQSEDPVFESRFTVNQAGIYSIDISRANINLKPDTEYQWFVAIVIDPKHRSRDIISGAAIKYINPETPITQNNMNAEKSAEAYAASGYWYDAFSILSKSLSGENSATFTEAQKSLLQQVGLDILLQSNNQMFSAL
- a CDS encoding AAA family ATPase, which translates into the protein MYLVHFKLLEYPFRLNADPKFLYLSESHQKALSYLKYGIEVKDSLVLLSGEIGAGKTTLLNALAGTVNHECVIGKVFQTQLKDIELLQSVMVAFGQEIQDTDKVSLLNQLNQFLTSQYRRGKHSVLIIDEAQHLSLSMFEELRLLSDSELNGESLITIILAGQPELREALDDSALKQLKQRIRLKVHLGRLSLEDTRQYIKHRLNIAGAEGREIFSEESFKPIYYFTGGCLRLVNILCDYALTHCFSEDLQSVSADTIRISTDELGWDAYDYSDSVDDDQTRLLPILNSTPVLKLLINDNGQTNEYTVRRSSRIGRHKDNDLVIDNPRVSRFHAEIVDRNGRWYVRDLESMNGVRVNHKRVEMVPICTGDVITIGGVNIQCNLPFDMDSNGLVRMLPDSTARFKKNNVVEEA